In Rhizobium gallicum bv. gallicum R602sp, the following proteins share a genomic window:
- a CDS encoding response regulator gives MSETIRVAVIDDHPLFREGVTRSLSEIDGFLVIAEGGSKDDALRIAQDLRPDIILIDISMPGGGLNAIGPILEASPAQKIIMLTVSETNDDVTGALKAGAKGYVLKGVGSRALADIIRTVADGDGYVAPTLSAKLLHNPSEPSNVDAIAALTAREHEVLKLVATGLSNKEVARKLDLHEKTIKHHMTQVMAKLDVNNRTEAAMVFRDAIDRKPVRD, from the coding sequence ATGAGCGAAACGATCAGGGTCGCGGTTATAGACGATCACCCGCTGTTTAGAGAGGGCGTAACGAGAAGCTTGTCGGAGATCGATGGTTTCTTGGTGATCGCCGAAGGCGGCTCGAAGGATGACGCGTTGCGAATTGCGCAGGACCTGCGGCCCGACATCATCCTCATCGACATTTCCATGCCAGGCGGGGGACTGAACGCGATTGGTCCGATCCTTGAAGCATCACCCGCGCAGAAGATCATCATGTTGACGGTCTCTGAAACCAACGATGATGTTACCGGAGCCTTGAAGGCGGGGGCGAAAGGTTATGTTCTCAAAGGCGTCGGCTCCAGAGCACTCGCTGACATCATCCGCACGGTGGCTGACGGGGACGGATATGTTGCTCCGACGCTGTCTGCCAAGTTGCTTCACAATCCATCCGAGCCCTCCAACGTTGACGCCATTGCTGCGCTTACCGCCCGTGAACACGAAGTTCTAAAGCTCGTCGCGACGGGCCTTAGCAATAAGGAGGTGGCCCGGAAGCTCGACCTGCACGAGAAAACGATTAAGCATCACATGACACAGGTCATGGCGAAACTTGACGTCAACAACAGGACAGAGGCGGCGATGGTCTTTCGCGATGCGATCGATCGGAAGCCGGTCAGGGACTGA
- a CDS encoding bifunctional diguanylate cyclase/phosphodiesterase, giving the protein MSSSFAAKYVRAQTSSIIAATICFLAVALLLTGLMAHVVATMTRSGNEIDDARATRAAAAAIAAFAARLSGTVTDNAVWDDAYAAIASSDAAAWAYDNWGKTSEDYPLYDGAIVIDPEGRVTSSYAKGKSFQPSEYFGEAFARQSKAAAIASEAPLVNFFKTESGVALVASQAIQPFSTNAQLPRLSVLSFYKEVTPDILGAFSAEHELEGLRLQAVAEPGLLSVPIKGMDGATIAFLVWPSKAPGSAVFMAVYPYILAAAVILCLFLAGVLFAGASEARRLRRLADVARFEANHDNLSGLLNRHGLLNVLEHLSSSAVPEVSLYLVDLDGFKAVNDAWGHAVGDDLIRIVAKALATCHQEVIAAARLGGDEFALVQVGSAALGDFEQAILNLFAGPFKIDGRTIEVGASIGAAPRSEDIAPLELLRRADMALYRAKENGRGQAIGYDPELDRERVRIGELEGELRSAIKSGAIEPVFQPLVSATTGAITGLEALARWQSAAGRISPEVFIPLAEKSGLIDALGVHMLRVSICHARAWPGLTLSVNVSPIQLCNPDFGAQVISVLKESDFDANRLTLEITEGVLMTNPDQARRSIDQLKRVGIKFALDDFGCGYASIGALRQFGFDRMKIDRSLVSGVEDAANGIEVLRATISLATALNIPVTAEGIENARQAAILRDTGCDQLQGYLVGKPMSAQEISETLRLEDPAA; this is encoded by the coding sequence ATGTCGTCCAGCTTTGCAGCGAAATATGTTCGTGCTCAAACGTCTTCCATCATTGCTGCAACCATCTGCTTCCTTGCCGTCGCTCTTTTGTTGACGGGCCTGATGGCCCACGTTGTTGCGACCATGACCCGGTCGGGCAATGAAATCGACGATGCGCGGGCAACGCGTGCCGCAGCCGCCGCGATCGCCGCATTTGCGGCCCGCCTCAGCGGGACCGTAACGGATAATGCCGTGTGGGATGATGCTTACGCCGCCATTGCCTCATCAGACGCCGCCGCCTGGGCTTACGACAACTGGGGAAAGACCAGCGAGGACTATCCGCTGTATGACGGTGCAATCGTCATCGACCCCGAAGGAAGGGTGACCTCTTCCTATGCGAAGGGCAAGTCTTTCCAGCCGAGCGAATATTTTGGTGAGGCCTTCGCGCGGCAGAGCAAAGCTGCTGCGATCGCTAGCGAGGCTCCTCTGGTCAACTTCTTCAAGACCGAAAGCGGTGTCGCCCTTGTCGCATCACAGGCAATTCAGCCCTTCTCGACAAATGCCCAGCTTCCGAGGCTGAGCGTATTGAGCTTCTACAAGGAAGTCACGCCGGACATTCTAGGCGCGTTCTCCGCTGAACACGAGCTTGAGGGGCTGCGGCTCCAGGCAGTGGCTGAACCAGGCCTGCTGAGCGTCCCGATCAAAGGCATGGACGGCGCTACCATTGCCTTTCTCGTCTGGCCCAGCAAAGCGCCCGGAAGCGCCGTCTTTATGGCGGTCTATCCGTACATACTGGCCGCCGCGGTCATCCTTTGCCTGTTTCTGGCAGGCGTCCTTTTCGCCGGCGCCTCTGAGGCGCGGCGCTTGCGTCGATTGGCGGACGTGGCGCGTTTCGAAGCAAATCATGACAATCTGAGCGGTCTGCTCAACAGACATGGCCTTTTGAATGTGCTGGAGCATCTCAGCAGTTCGGCTGTGCCGGAGGTGTCTCTTTATCTCGTTGACCTTGATGGCTTCAAGGCGGTCAACGACGCTTGGGGGCATGCGGTCGGCGATGATCTGATCCGCATCGTTGCGAAGGCGTTGGCGACCTGTCACCAGGAAGTCATTGCCGCCGCGAGGCTGGGTGGCGACGAATTCGCGCTGGTGCAAGTCGGATCGGCTGCGCTCGGCGACTTCGAACAGGCAATTCTCAACCTCTTTGCCGGGCCGTTCAAAATCGACGGGCGAACGATTGAAGTCGGGGCAAGCATCGGAGCCGCGCCCAGAAGCGAGGACATTGCGCCCCTGGAACTGCTTCGGCGGGCCGACATGGCTCTCTACCGCGCCAAGGAAAATGGCAGAGGTCAAGCTATTGGATATGATCCCGAGCTCGACCGCGAACGCGTGCGTATCGGCGAACTGGAAGGCGAATTGAGAAGCGCCATAAAGAGTGGAGCAATCGAACCCGTTTTCCAACCGCTCGTTTCTGCCACCACGGGTGCGATCACAGGCCTTGAGGCCTTGGCGCGTTGGCAAAGCGCCGCTGGAAGGATCAGTCCTGAGGTCTTCATCCCGCTTGCTGAAAAATCTGGCCTCATAGACGCTCTCGGCGTTCATATGCTGCGTGTGTCGATCTGCCATGCGAGAGCCTGGCCCGGCCTTACGCTATCTGTCAATGTCTCGCCAATCCAGCTGTGTAATCCGGACTTCGGAGCACAAGTGATTTCGGTTTTGAAGGAATCTGACTTCGACGCCAACCGCCTGACTTTGGAGATAACCGAAGGCGTCCTCATGACGAATCCCGATCAGGCCCGCCGGTCCATCGACCAGCTTAAGCGCGTCGGAATCAAGTTCGCGCTTGACGACTTCGGTTGCGGCTATGCCAGTATTGGCGCACTGCGGCAGTTTGGCTTCGATCGGATGAAGATCGATCGATCACTTGTTTCGGGTGTCGAAGACGCTGCCAACGGCATTGAGGTTCTTCGCGCGACGATCTCCTTGGCAACGGCTCTAAATATTCCCGTTACCGCCGAGGGCATCGAGAATGCGCGCCAGGCAGCGATATTACGCGACACAGGATGCGATCAGCTTCAGGGATATCTCGTCGGAAAGCCTATGTCGGCACAGGAGATTTCAGAGACACTTCGTCTAGAAGATCCAGCGGCATGA
- a CDS encoding GntR family transcriptional regulator, producing MAEQDTISALAPRLAKEIRDMLIAGELKPGQRLSEAALSAGLDVSRNSLREAFRLLTKENLLRHEPNRGVFVATPSMASIIDIYRVRRVIECQALAKAYPKHPAVVRMRSAVERARVARDRKDWAMVGSENMVFHAAIVDLADSQRLNAFYAQIAAELRLSFGLLADPESLHAPYVDLNGAILEKLEAGLTAEACTALEAYLMQSERTVLAAFSRIDPGK from the coding sequence ATGGCTGAACAGGATACCATATCGGCGCTTGCGCCGCGTCTGGCGAAGGAGATCCGCGACATGCTGATCGCGGGCGAATTGAAGCCGGGGCAGCGCCTGTCTGAGGCAGCGCTCAGCGCCGGCCTTGATGTGTCGCGCAATTCACTGCGCGAAGCCTTCCGGCTCTTGACCAAGGAAAATCTCTTGCGCCACGAACCCAATCGCGGCGTCTTCGTCGCCACGCCGAGCATGGCCTCAATCATCGACATCTACCGTGTGCGCCGCGTGATCGAATGCCAGGCGCTTGCAAAGGCCTATCCCAAGCATCCGGCGGTGGTTCGTATGCGCTCGGCGGTCGAGCGCGCCAGGGTCGCGCGCGATCGCAAGGATTGGGCCATGGTCGGCAGCGAAAACATGGTCTTTCACGCGGCGATCGTCGATCTTGCCGACAGTCAGCGCCTGAATGCTTTCTACGCCCAGATCGCCGCAGAGCTGCGTCTCAGTTTCGGCCTTCTCGCCGATCCCGAATCGTTGCACGCGCCCTATGTCGACCTCAATGGCGCTATTCTCGAAAAGCTCGAGGCGGGACTGACGGCCGAAGCTTGCACGGCGCTCGAAGCGTATCTGATGCAGTCTGAGCGCACAGTTCTCGCCGCCTTCTCGCGGATCGATCCGGGCAAATGA
- a CDS encoding diguanylate cyclase, with product MSTTWQILTGNLAVVALVMSVWAHFYYRFRNLSALQSKVAFGLTMGLGAIASMLLSIPVNSGAFIDLRSSLIAISGLFGGPVAAIATMAVAGGFRIYSGGAGTINGITGILLIGAVGVAAHIIVQNRKIGIIDVVLLAAAVCVTLVGSTLVLLSSADGQTLTSIVAPALFLNSCAIIISGLVLLQFERIALERDLLTAALTQTSDYHYVKNSQSQFVIVNRNVAEHHHFSSPAEMIGLTDFQLATQRRAEILFAEEQELLRNGKPVIDKIEQLREGEQERCYSTSKFPLRDGKGEIIGLAGATRDITEQRRVERELTESRNLLSHAMAGMSDGFAMFGPDGTLLFCNEQYRCLFPLSAPARIPGANIKDILRKVAETEERRDLPKDVTDDWIDNAAAHLHQDKDEEIDLCDGRWLSLRTRLTTDGKALVVVSDITAMKQAEHSLRELAEQMKSLAETDALTGIVNRRAFDQAIVIELARSARNRTPLSLLLIDVDRFKAYNDTYGHVAGDECLKAVSDCLREVVKRRTDVVARFGGEEFVVLLPETDEGAAQALALKFLTGLRALEIPHAGSEFRYVTASVGVLTKQSSSSELVSAELIKRADDALYDAKRNGRNQISTWSAQKCDGRRQKGSSRSR from the coding sequence ATGAGCACAACCTGGCAGATACTGACGGGAAACCTCGCCGTCGTTGCACTTGTCATGTCGGTGTGGGCCCACTTCTATTATCGATTCCGCAATCTTTCCGCGCTTCAGTCGAAGGTCGCGTTCGGTCTGACAATGGGCCTCGGCGCCATTGCATCGATGTTGCTTTCGATCCCTGTCAACTCCGGCGCATTCATCGATTTGAGATCGTCGCTGATTGCGATCTCCGGGCTGTTTGGCGGGCCGGTGGCAGCCATCGCCACGATGGCTGTTGCAGGCGGCTTCCGGATATATTCAGGCGGAGCGGGAACAATCAACGGCATTACCGGTATCCTGCTGATCGGCGCCGTTGGTGTTGCCGCTCACATAATCGTTCAAAACCGCAAAATCGGGATTATCGATGTCGTGCTCCTGGCTGCTGCGGTTTGCGTAACACTCGTGGGATCGACACTGGTCCTGCTCAGCTCCGCCGATGGCCAAACGCTTACGTCAATCGTTGCGCCCGCTCTCTTCCTCAATTCCTGCGCCATCATCATCTCCGGGCTTGTCCTGTTGCAGTTCGAACGCATTGCATTGGAACGTGATCTGTTGACGGCCGCCCTCACCCAGACATCCGACTACCATTACGTCAAGAACAGTCAGAGCCAGTTTGTCATCGTCAACCGCAATGTCGCCGAACATCATCACTTCAGCTCGCCGGCCGAGATGATCGGCCTCACCGATTTTCAGCTTGCAACACAACGGCGCGCGGAGATCTTGTTTGCTGAAGAGCAAGAGCTTTTGCGAAACGGCAAGCCCGTGATCGACAAGATCGAACAGCTTCGCGAGGGCGAGCAGGAAAGATGCTACTCGACGTCCAAGTTTCCTTTGCGCGACGGAAAGGGCGAAATCATCGGTCTTGCCGGCGCCACGCGCGACATCACGGAACAGCGGCGCGTGGAGCGCGAACTCACCGAAAGTCGGAACTTGCTGTCGCACGCGATGGCCGGCATGTCGGATGGATTTGCGATGTTCGGTCCTGACGGCACGCTACTATTCTGTAACGAGCAGTACAGGTGCCTTTTCCCCTTATCTGCTCCAGCGCGGATTCCCGGAGCCAACATTAAAGACATTCTGCGGAAGGTTGCGGAGACAGAGGAGCGCCGCGATCTGCCCAAGGACGTGACAGATGACTGGATCGACAACGCCGCCGCGCACCTGCATCAGGACAAGGACGAGGAGATTGACCTTTGTGATGGCCGCTGGCTCAGCTTGCGGACGCGACTGACGACGGACGGAAAAGCACTCGTTGTCGTATCGGACATCACAGCCATGAAGCAGGCCGAGCACTCGCTGCGGGAACTTGCCGAGCAAATGAAGAGTTTGGCGGAAACGGATGCTTTAACGGGGATCGTCAACCGGAGGGCTTTCGACCAGGCCATCGTCATCGAGCTTGCCCGAAGCGCCAGAAACCGGACCCCGCTCAGCCTGCTTTTGATCGATGTCGATCGTTTCAAGGCCTATAACGACACTTACGGTCATGTTGCGGGCGACGAATGTCTCAAAGCCGTGAGCGATTGTTTACGCGAGGTTGTCAAGCGCCGCACCGATGTCGTCGCCCGCTTTGGTGGTGAGGAGTTCGTCGTTCTGCTGCCCGAAACCGACGAAGGCGCAGCCCAGGCGCTTGCCCTCAAATTCCTGACGGGTCTTCGGGCGCTGGAAATACCGCATGCGGGGAGCGAATTCCGGTATGTCACCGCAAGTGTCGGCGTTTTGACAAAGCAAAGCTCTTCTTCCGAACTGGTATCGGCGGAACTGATCAAACGCGCAGACGACGCTCTTTATGATGCCAAACGCAACGGTCGCAACCAGATCAGCACCTGGAGTGCCCAAAAATGCGATGGGCGTCGGCAAAAGGGGTCATCGCGCTCAAGATGA
- a CDS encoding putative hydro-lyase: MIDIEHLRHINAGPAQKARERYRIGSIEPTSGVAPGFTQANMIVLPRDWAFDFLLYAQRNPKACPVLDVSDPGSHATLLAPGADLRSDLPLYRIWRDGRLAEETADATAAWAEYPDLVSFLIGCSFTFETPMAEAGIEIRHITDKSNVPMYLTNRPCRPAGRLHGNMVVSMRPIQASRVADAVTISGRFPAVHGAPIHVGTPEAIGIKDLAAPEFGDPVRIEPGEVPVFWACGVTPQAAVMASRVPFAITHAPGHMFITDIPDSAYHV; encoded by the coding sequence ATGATCGATATCGAACATCTTCGCCACATCAACGCTGGGCCGGCTCAAAAGGCCCGCGAACGCTATCGGATAGGCAGCATCGAGCCGACTTCGGGCGTCGCGCCGGGTTTCACCCAGGCTAATATGATCGTGCTTCCGCGCGACTGGGCCTTCGATTTTTTGCTTTATGCGCAGCGCAATCCAAAGGCTTGTCCGGTGCTCGATGTCTCTGATCCGGGTTCGCATGCGACCCTGCTTGCGCCCGGCGCCGACCTTCGCTCTGATCTGCCGCTTTATCGCATCTGGCGTGATGGAAGGCTCGCCGAAGAGACAGCGGATGCGACAGCAGCCTGGGCCGAATATCCAGACCTCGTCAGCTTCCTGATCGGCTGTAGCTTCACCTTCGAGACCCCGATGGCGGAGGCCGGGATCGAGATCCGCCACATCACGGACAAGTCCAATGTGCCGATGTATCTGACCAACCGGCCTTGCCGGCCGGCCGGCCGCCTGCATGGGAACATGGTTGTTTCCATGCGGCCGATCCAAGCGTCGCGCGTGGCGGACGCCGTGACCATCTCGGGACGCTTCCCGGCAGTGCATGGCGCACCTATACATGTCGGCACGCCGGAAGCGATCGGCATTAAGGATCTCGCCGCGCCGGAATTCGGCGATCCGGTGCGAATCGAGCCGGGCGAGGTTCCGGTCTTCTGGGCCTGCGGCGTCACCCCGCAGGCGGCCGTGATGGCCTCCCGTGTCCCCTTTGCGATCACCCATGCGCCGGGACACATGTTCATCACCGACATCCCCGATTCCGCCTATCACGTTTGA
- a CDS encoding LamB/YcsF family protein produces the protein MTAIDLNSDLGESYGAWGMGDDTAMLALVSSANVACGFHAGDPLGILRTARAAAEKGVSIGAHVSYPDRVGFGRRDMDVASHELTADVIYQIGALKGIAAAAGVTVGYVKPHGALYNRIARDPKQAQAVIDGIKAVDPSLVLMGLANTPILKLARDCGLKTVAEAFADRAYTPDGDLVSRREPGAVLHDPQLIARRMLQLAHEGTLEAIDGSTIKIDAQSICVHGDSPSAVSIAMEIRRVFEVDGIAVRSFLAA, from the coding sequence ATGACTGCCATCGATCTGAACAGCGATCTCGGCGAAAGCTATGGCGCATGGGGCATGGGCGACGACACCGCGATGCTCGCCCTCGTCTCCAGCGCCAATGTCGCCTGCGGCTTTCATGCCGGCGACCCGCTCGGTATTCTAAGAACCGCCAGGGCCGCAGCTGAAAAGGGCGTTTCGATCGGCGCTCATGTCTCCTATCCTGATCGCGTCGGCTTCGGCCGGCGCGACATGGATGTCGCAAGCCACGAACTGACCGCCGATGTCATCTATCAGATCGGCGCACTGAAGGGCATTGCAGCGGCAGCGGGTGTCACCGTCGGTTACGTCAAGCCGCACGGCGCTCTCTACAACCGCATCGCCCGCGATCCCAAGCAAGCCCAGGCAGTGATCGACGGCATCAAGGCGGTGGATCCCTCGTTGGTGCTGATGGGTCTTGCAAATACGCCAATTCTCAAGCTCGCCCGCGACTGCGGCTTGAAGACCGTGGCGGAAGCCTTTGCCGACCGGGCCTATACACCCGATGGCGACCTTGTCTCACGCCGTGAACCGGGTGCCGTCCTGCATGATCCCCAGCTGATCGCGCGCCGCATGCTGCAGCTTGCCCATGAAGGTACGCTTGAAGCGATCGACGGCTCGACGATCAAGATCGACGCCCAGTCGATCTGCGTGCATGGCGACAGCCCCAGCGCTGTCTCCATCGCCATGGAGATTCGCCGCGTCTTCGAAGTCGACGGGATTGCCGTCCGCTCCTTCCTGGCCGCCTGA
- a CDS encoding sensor histidine kinase: MRRPNLISKWNSQSLAKQFLVIGGIVSIGAMLLVGAFVTRLIEDAVTRNSAATTALYVDSVIAPLLPDMQTSQALDDTVARALDETLGQGALGNRLLSFRLWRSDGTVLYSNDKTMVGKKFPLSDELKTAFAGKMAAQFNELDDVEDKVERLAGKPLLEIYNPVLQPWSGQVVAVSEFYEIANDFQHSLRQARLHTWLAVAGFTLVFFATLSAIVLRGSRTIENQRHALSQRIDDLSALLAQNEALRERVQRASERVTALNESYLRRIGADLHDGPAQLIAYASLRLDSRTVVSASTSPVTREREVASIKASLDEAMREIRTICSGLVLPQIEAASLSEILERSVHAHRQRTGTIVELVTSSIPVCLSPSAKICIYRFVQEALNNAYRHGGGAGQRVIQRLQENCVSIEVADDGPGFSPDDVGPTSLGLAGLRERVESLGGTFEITFAAPGTTVRMTLNTEEAEQI, from the coding sequence GTGCGTCGGCCCAACCTGATTTCAAAATGGAATTCGCAGTCACTGGCCAAGCAGTTCCTAGTGATTGGCGGCATTGTCTCGATTGGAGCGATGCTTCTGGTCGGGGCGTTCGTGACTCGATTGATCGAAGACGCCGTTACACGCAATTCTGCCGCAACGACCGCCCTTTACGTGGACAGTGTCATTGCTCCGCTGCTGCCTGACATGCAGACGAGCCAGGCGCTTGACGACACTGTCGCGCGTGCTCTGGACGAGACGCTCGGGCAAGGTGCGCTCGGCAACCGGCTGTTGTCATTCCGTTTGTGGCGCTCGGACGGAACTGTTCTCTATTCGAACGACAAGACCATGGTCGGAAAGAAGTTCCCGCTCAGTGATGAGCTCAAGACGGCCTTTGCCGGCAAGATGGCGGCACAGTTCAACGAGCTCGACGATGTCGAGGACAAGGTAGAACGCCTTGCCGGTAAACCGCTTCTGGAGATCTATAACCCCGTCCTGCAGCCCTGGTCAGGACAGGTGGTCGCCGTTTCGGAGTTTTACGAAATTGCCAACGACTTCCAGCACAGCCTTAGACAGGCCCGGCTTCACACCTGGCTCGCGGTGGCGGGCTTTACGCTTGTGTTCTTCGCGACGCTTTCGGCGATTGTTTTAAGGGGTAGCCGAACGATCGAAAATCAGCGTCATGCGTTAAGCCAGCGGATCGACGATTTGTCCGCTTTGCTTGCCCAGAACGAGGCTCTCCGGGAGCGTGTCCAGCGCGCTTCCGAACGTGTCACCGCATTGAACGAGAGCTATCTGCGGCGCATCGGCGCGGATCTTCACGACGGCCCAGCCCAACTTATAGCTTATGCTTCACTTCGGCTGGATAGCCGCACCGTCGTCAGCGCCTCGACCTCTCCTGTCACCCGCGAGCGGGAGGTAGCATCCATCAAGGCAAGTCTCGACGAAGCCATGCGCGAAATCCGTACGATTTGCAGCGGTCTGGTCTTGCCGCAGATCGAGGCAGCGAGCCTTTCTGAAATATTGGAGCGTAGTGTTCACGCGCATCGCCAGAGAACCGGGACGATCGTCGAGCTGGTGACGTCCAGCATCCCTGTTTGTCTATCGCCGTCGGCGAAAATATGCATCTACCGTTTTGTGCAGGAAGCATTGAATAATGCCTATCGCCATGGCGGGGGCGCGGGCCAGCGTGTTATCCAGCGTCTGCAGGAAAATTGCGTCAGCATAGAAGTCGCAGACGATGGGCCAGGTTTCAGTCCCGACGACGTCGGACCTACCAGCCTTGGACTTGCGGGCCTCAGGGAACGCGTTGAAAGTCTTGGCGGTACGTTCGAGATCACATTTGCGGCGCCAGGTACGACCGTCAGGATGACACTCAACACCGAGGAGGCCGAGCAAATATGA
- a CDS encoding NRAMP family divalent metal transporter, whose protein sequence is MEQLSISSADGASAASSGMSLKSRRAALTAAVFLMATSAIGPGFITQTATFTTKLGAAFAFAILSSIVIDFVVQLNIWRIVTLTRMRASDLANAAIPGAGYLLAVLVIVGGLFFNIGNIGGTGLGINAMIGLDPKTGGAISAILSIGIFLSKRAGMAVDRFIIFAGILMIALTLYVAIASAPPVGEALFQTFLPATVDFATITTIVGGTVGGYITYSGAHRLLDKGTVGIENLGAVNRAALTGIAVTGVMRYVLFLAVLGVVASGVVIDVSGKGANPAAQAFEAAAGDVGMRVFGIILWAAAITSVIGAAYTSVSFLTIFKQDLSERARNIATVIFIAVSLFFYVIITTPPAQMLVFVGGLNGLILPIGLSIFIYAAWARSDLMGGYRYPRWLLALGVLACVLTWYMGYKSIGPIFALLTA, encoded by the coding sequence ATGGAACAGCTATCAATTTCATCCGCAGACGGCGCATCGGCCGCATCCTCTGGCATGTCGCTCAAGTCGCGGCGCGCAGCACTCACGGCTGCGGTGTTCTTAATGGCTACGTCGGCAATTGGCCCGGGATTCATCACCCAGACGGCAACATTTACCACCAAACTCGGTGCGGCTTTCGCTTTTGCGATCCTCTCCTCGATTGTCATTGATTTCGTCGTGCAGCTGAACATCTGGCGAATCGTCACCCTGACGCGGATGCGTGCCTCCGATCTCGCCAATGCCGCAATCCCGGGCGCTGGCTATCTGCTTGCCGTTCTGGTGATCGTCGGCGGATTATTCTTCAATATTGGCAATATCGGGGGCACGGGCCTTGGTATCAATGCGATGATCGGGCTTGATCCGAAAACCGGCGGCGCAATCAGCGCGATTCTTTCGATCGGCATCTTCTTATCGAAGCGCGCCGGCATGGCCGTCGACCGTTTCATCATCTTCGCCGGTATCTTGATGATCGCATTGACACTCTATGTGGCCATCGCATCGGCCCCGCCCGTTGGCGAAGCACTGTTCCAGACCTTTTTACCGGCAACCGTCGATTTCGCCACGATCACCACCATCGTCGGCGGCACGGTCGGTGGCTACATCACCTATTCCGGGGCACATCGCCTACTCGACAAAGGCACGGTCGGCATCGAAAACCTCGGCGCCGTCAACCGCGCAGCCCTCACCGGAATCGCCGTCACCGGCGTTATGCGCTACGTCCTCTTTCTCGCTGTGCTCGGTGTAGTCGCAAGCGGTGTCGTAATCGATGTCTCAGGCAAGGGTGCCAATCCGGCCGCCCAAGCCTTTGAGGCCGCCGCCGGCGATGTGGGCATGCGCGTCTTCGGCATTATCCTGTGGGCTGCCGCCATCACCTCGGTTATCGGCGCTGCCTATACCTCGGTTTCCTTCCTCACGATCTTCAAGCAGGACCTTAGTGAGAGGGCGCGCAATATCGCGACCGTGATCTTTATCGCGGTATCGCTGTTCTTCTATGTGATTATCACGACCCCGCCGGCCCAGATGCTGGTCTTCGTCGGCGGCCTGAACGGTCTCATTCTGCCGATCGGCCTGTCGATTTTCATCTATGCTGCCTGGGCCCGTTCTGACCTGATGGGTGGCTACCGTTATCCGCGCTGGCTGCTTGCGCTCGGCGTGCTGGCTTGCGTCCTCACCTGGTACATGGGCTACAAGTCAATCGGCCCGATCTTCGCGCTTTTGACCGCCTAA
- a CDS encoding helix-turn-helix domain-containing protein, with product MPGDDTAPVEVERRRYPRSAQPSNEEPPAPPALEPLLFSTRGLEPAGQFAAWQAYVAPLIDIRRPDSPSQEAEFVADHAAWNLGGMLVVQQSTPAHSYVRSEAKVRSNLIDHWHISVLRNGRTWTEVDGHVSEGEPGKVELRSLGHPFRGRSTEARVLSLYLPRELLFDVPASSEIKNNVALSGTYTKLLIEYLDGVEANLSRLAAVDLPYVVQTTRDMVLTCVSASASNIAVPEQHSTLALMERVRRFVQRNLKSPDLTTDRICRELGVSRTRLYQVFEPDGGVHHYIQRRRLLSAHAALSDVSNRQQIVDIAFAVGFSSAAHFSRAFSKEFGYSPREARNVAVPLYLGHAVAPMSEVESAHSFDKWLKTLGHSR from the coding sequence GTGCCGGGCGACGACACTGCGCCGGTAGAGGTCGAACGCCGTCGTTATCCGCGATCGGCACAGCCAAGCAATGAAGAGCCTCCGGCTCCGCCAGCGTTGGAACCATTGCTGTTTTCCACGCGCGGGCTGGAACCGGCAGGTCAATTTGCGGCCTGGCAGGCCTATGTCGCTCCCCTTATAGACATTCGGCGTCCGGATTCCCCTTCGCAAGAAGCGGAGTTTGTAGCCGATCATGCGGCCTGGAATCTCGGCGGCATGCTGGTCGTTCAACAAAGCACCCCTGCCCACAGCTATGTGCGATCGGAGGCAAAGGTGCGGTCAAACCTCATCGATCATTGGCACATTTCGGTCCTGCGCAACGGGCGGACATGGACGGAAGTTGATGGGCATGTCTCGGAGGGCGAGCCAGGAAAGGTGGAACTGCGTTCCTTGGGACATCCATTTCGAGGCCGATCAACCGAGGCGCGGGTCCTCTCGCTTTATTTGCCGCGCGAACTGCTTTTTGATGTTCCCGCCTCCAGCGAAATCAAAAACAATGTCGCCTTGTCCGGAACATACACTAAACTGCTGATCGAATATCTGGATGGTGTCGAGGCAAACCTTTCACGTCTGGCTGCGGTGGACCTTCCTTACGTGGTCCAGACCACACGTGATATGGTTTTGACCTGCGTTTCAGCATCGGCTTCGAATATTGCTGTTCCGGAGCAACACAGCACCTTGGCTTTGATGGAGCGCGTGCGCCGCTTCGTCCAGCGCAATCTGAAGTCGCCCGATCTCACGACGGATCGGATATGTCGGGAACTTGGTGTTTCGCGCACCCGCCTCTATCAGGTGTTCGAGCCGGATGGCGGCGTTCATCACTATATTCAGCGCCGGCGGCTTTTGTCTGCTCACGCTGCCCTGAGTGACGTCAGCAATCGGCAGCAAATCGTCGATATCGCCTTTGCTGTGGGCTTTTCTTCTGCTGCCCATTTCAGCCGGGCCTTCAGTAAGGAGTTTGGTTACAGTCCGCGGGAGGCGCGAAATGTGGCCGTTCCGCTCTATCTTGGGCATGCTGTCGCACCAATGTCAGAAGTCGAGAGCGCTCATTCCTTCGACAAATGGCTAAAGACGCTCGGCCATAGCCGCTAG